In Musa acuminata AAA Group cultivar baxijiao chromosome BXJ2-3, Cavendish_Baxijiao_AAA, whole genome shotgun sequence, the following proteins share a genomic window:
- the LOC135608547 gene encoding glyoxylate/hydroxypyruvate/pyruvate reductase 2KGR-like: MESLGVLLTARIDPYLEAELDRRFKLFRLWELPPAQRREFLRENAEAIRAVVGSPALGADAEMIDLLPRLEIVANFGVGLDKVDLRRCRDRGVRVVYTPDVVTDDTADLAIGLAISAMRRICDSDRYLRDGSWKGKGDYKLTSKFSGKTVGILGLGRIGQAVAKRAEGFGCPICYCSRSEKRHTNYKYYPSVLELAANCQVLVVACPLTEETHHIINREVIDALGPKGVLVNVGRGPHVDECELVSALLDGRLGAAGLDVFEHEPHVPEQLFGLDNVVLVPHIGTDTLETSKAMADLILENLEAHVSNRPLLTPVF, encoded by the exons ATGGAATCCCTCGGCGTCCTCCTCACCGCCCGCATCGACCCTTACCTGGAGGCCGAGCTCGACCGGCGGTTCAAGCTCTTCCGCCTCTGGGAGTTGCCGCCGGCGCAGCGGAGGGAGTTCCTGCGGGAGAACGCCGAGGCGATCCGGGCGGTGGTGGGCAGCCCCGCCCTGGGGGCGGACGCGGAGATGATCGACCTGCTGCCGCGGCTCGAGATCGTCGCCAATTTTGGCGTTGGCCTCGACAAGGTCGACCTCCGCCGGTGCCGCGATCGGGGCGTCCGGGTCGTCTACACGCCCGACGTCGTTACGGACGACACCGCCGACCTCGCCATCGGCCTCGCCATCTCCGCCATGCGACGGATCTGCGACTCCGACCGTTATCTGAGGGATGGATCCTGGAAGGGTAAAGGGGATTACAAGCTCACCTCTAAG TTCAGTGGTAAAACTGTGGGTATTCTGGGACTTGGCAGGATCGGTCAAGCTGTAGCGAAAAGAGCTGAAGGATTTGGTTGCCCTATCTGCTACTGCTCGAGATCAGAGAAACGGCACACAAACTACAAGTACTATCCCAGTGTTCTTGAGTTGGCAGCCAACTGCCAAGTGCTTGTCGTCGCATGTCCATTGACCGAAGAGACCCACCACATCATCAACCGAGAAGTGATCGATGCATTAGGGCCGAAGGGTGTGCTTGTCAACGTAGGGCGCGGCCCTCATGTGGATGAATGCGAGCTTGTTTCAGCATTGCTTGATGGTCGGCTAGGAGCAGCCGGTCTCGATGTGTTTGAACATGAACCTCATGTACCAGAGCAGCTGTTTGGGTTGGACAATGTGGTTTTGGTCCCTCATATTGGCACCGACACCTTGGAGACCAGCAAAGCGATGGCAGATCTCATTCTCGAAAACTTGGAGGCGCATGTGTCGAACAGGCCTCTACTGACTCCAGTTTTTTGA